The nucleotide sequence GGGAGGGGTATAAGTCATGGCAGGCATCCTACCGTGGGGGTTGGCTCGGAAAGGTTTAGGCAATCAGCAGTTGGGGAAGAACTCGTCCAGTCTAGACCAAGCCAGCATCTAAGGCTTCTCGCGAGCGCGCGATCGCCGCCCGCAAATTGGCCCGCTGAGTGTAACGCATGGTCATAGCCGCAGTGGTGTGGCCCAGCAGGTGTTGAATGTGTTCGGGGGCAACCCCTTTATCCAGCAGCAGGGTGGCAAAGCTGTGGCGGAATTGGTGGGGGGTTTGTTGGCCCGGTTCGTCGCGGGTGAGTTTGAGGATGACGTGGCGCAGGCCGTCGTAGGTGAGGGGGCGACCCCGATAGCGCGGGCACTTCGATTGGGAGGCAAACAGGGGATCGGTGGGGGAGTAGGGGAATCGTTCTTCGTAGAGATATTCCTGCAGCAACTCAGCTAGAGCTTCACCCACCGCCACCACGCGGGGTTTGCTGCCTTTACCGCTGCGCACGTCCAAAATGGACCCCTCGGCACTGGTTTGAAAATCCTGGATCGATAAATCGATTGTCTCCTGTGCCCGCAAGCCGCATTCGAGCAACACCCGCACTAGCGCGGAGTAGCGCAGGGAATGGCTGTCGGCCCGGATCAGGACTCGCTCTAGCATGAGGCGATCGATATCGCGGGGCAGTTTGGCGGGCAGGCGAGCAGCCCGAAT is from Synechococcus sp. PCC 7336 and encodes:
- a CDS encoding tyrosine-type recombinase/integrase produces the protein MTATATAGMLVAQFLNERERDLARASRRTYRMALEQFSQDCTLPLNDIKTHHIQAFLNNLKGRPYKNKAGKTLYPPASPATYNLKRLALHQFFAWAESRGYCETPLPTRPIRAARLPAKLPRDIDRLMLERVLIRADSHSLRYSALVRVLLECGLRAQETIDLSIQDFQTSAEGSILDVRSGKGSKPRVVAVGEALAELLQEYLYEERFPYSPTDPLFASQSKCPRYRGRPLTYDGLRHVILKLTRDEPGQQTPHQFRHSFATLLLDKGVAPEHIQHLLGHTTAAMTMRYTQRANLRAAIARSREALDAGLV